In Paenibacillus phoenicis, one genomic interval encodes:
- a CDS encoding TetR/AcrR family transcriptional regulator has translation MTSRKQEKFEMILDAAEKVIAENGFHGSQVSKIAKEAGVADGTIYLYFKNKEDILISLFQDRLGKLVDLFHQNIRETSTAEEALRKVCEIHFTHLEQNVNFAYVTQIELRQSSLELRKAIGLAVKPYITLIEHILKRGIEEGSFRANLDTKLSRQLIFGALDEVVTSWLISGMKYSLSAQVENTVDFFLRAMKK, from the coding sequence ATGACAAGTAGGAAACAGGAAAAATTTGAAATGATCTTGGATGCAGCGGAAAAAGTCATTGCGGAGAACGGGTTCCACGGCTCCCAGGTCTCAAAAATCGCAAAAGAGGCTGGAGTCGCAGACGGCACAATTTATTTATATTTCAAAAATAAAGAGGATATCCTGATCTCCCTCTTCCAGGATCGGCTGGGCAAGCTTGTTGATCTGTTCCATCAGAACATCCGTGAAACGAGCACAGCCGAAGAAGCGCTGCGTAAAGTGTGCGAAATTCACTTCACCCATCTGGAGCAGAACGTAAATTTTGCGTACGTGACGCAAATCGAGCTGCGGCAAAGCTCCCTCGAACTGCGCAAGGCAATCGGCCTTGCGGTGAAGCCCTACATCACGCTCATCGAGCATATCTTGAAGAGAGGGATCGAGGAAGGCTCGTTTCGCGCCAACCTGGACACCAAGCTATCCCGTCAGCTGATCTTTGGAGCCTTGGACGAGGTTGTGACCTCCTGGCTGATCTCTGGTATGAAGTACTCTCTATCCGCTCAAGTGGAGAACACGGTAGACTTTTTCCTGCGTGCGATGAAGAAGTGA
- a CDS encoding (Fe-S)-binding protein, protein MVTFWLTLNALLFAAVTGYAIFVFYQAVVRRYLYLRLGRPFDFRARHGGAQGEFWSQVLGQKKLMKDRKSGLMHVVVFYGFIVLQFGAIDLIVKGLSRGGHLPLPAYELFGWFQEFTALAILIAMGYAAYRRYIEKLPRLKKGWKPGIVVIFIYALMVSVLLSLGFERVWMGLEFSWYAPVSSAIAAGFAWLPAAAAEAVFYVFWWLHLLILLSFLVYIPQSKHFHLITAPINIWLRRREPHGRLQSLDLEDEEAESFGVGCIEDFTQKQMLDFYACVECGRCTSVCPAASTGKTLSPMHLITKLRDHLTEKGAAVTGKSPWVPANVFGSDGVHAVAAGAAHAAPDWGRASCITDIRPTLDWQKAAWQPAAQGKAATDLELIGDVMTEEEIWACTTCRNCEDQCPVGNEHVDKIVDLRRHLVLMQGSVPAEGQRAMQNIERQGNPWGISRNDRAAWTGELEGIPVPTVKDNPSFEYLYFVGSMGSYDLRSRKVTRAFVRLLHEAGVNFAILGNEERNSGDTPRRMGNEFLFQQLCHENIATFQRYGVRKIVTACPHTFNTLKNEYPEFGLEGVEVQHHTQLLEQLIREGRLKPTHQVNERVTYHDSCYLGRYNGVYDAPREVLRAVPGVELVEMARSRENGMCCGAGGGLMWMEETAGKRINLARTEQALEVHPSMISSACPYCLTMLEDGNKLKEVEDQVKARDIAEILALSVFGEQAADPVPALSQ, encoded by the coding sequence ATGGTTACGTTTTGGCTTACGCTAAACGCTTTGCTGTTTGCCGCCGTTACGGGATATGCCATATTCGTGTTCTATCAGGCTGTAGTCCGTCGTTACCTGTATCTGCGGCTTGGCCGGCCGTTCGACTTCCGTGCTAGGCACGGGGGAGCCCAAGGCGAATTCTGGTCGCAAGTGCTCGGGCAGAAGAAGCTGATGAAGGATCGCAAAAGCGGGTTGATGCACGTTGTTGTGTTTTACGGGTTTATCGTGTTGCAGTTTGGGGCGATTGATCTGATCGTCAAAGGGCTGTCGCGCGGCGGTCATCTGCCGTTGCCTGCATACGAGCTGTTCGGCTGGTTCCAAGAGTTTACCGCGCTCGCGATTCTCATCGCGATGGGGTACGCCGCATACCGCCGTTATATCGAGAAGCTGCCGCGATTAAAAAAGGGTTGGAAACCTGGCATCGTTGTGATTTTCATCTATGCCTTGATGGTTTCCGTGCTCTTGTCGTTAGGCTTCGAACGTGTATGGATGGGGCTGGAGTTTTCATGGTACGCCCCGGTCTCGTCAGCCATCGCCGCCGGATTCGCCTGGCTGCCTGCGGCCGCCGCGGAAGCTGTTTTTTACGTGTTTTGGTGGCTGCATTTATTGATCCTGCTTTCTTTTCTCGTATACATCCCTCAATCGAAGCACTTCCATCTCATCACAGCACCGATCAACATCTGGCTGCGCCGGCGGGAACCGCATGGACGGCTGCAGAGCCTGGACCTTGAAGACGAAGAAGCCGAGAGCTTCGGGGTTGGCTGCATTGAGGATTTCACGCAAAAGCAAATGCTCGACTTCTACGCCTGCGTGGAATGCGGTCGCTGCACCAGCGTCTGCCCGGCGGCAAGCACCGGCAAAACGCTGTCGCCGATGCATCTGATCACGAAGCTGCGCGATCATCTCACCGAGAAAGGCGCCGCCGTTACAGGCAAATCGCCGTGGGTGCCGGCGAATGTGTTTGGCTCTGACGGCGTCCACGCGGTGGCAGCAGGTGCGGCGCATGCGGCACCGGACTGGGGCCGCGCATCTTGCATCACCGACATCCGCCCGACGCTGGATTGGCAAAAGGCGGCTTGGCAACCGGCTGCCCAAGGTAAAGCGGCAACCGATCTTGAACTAATCGGCGACGTCATGACCGAAGAAGAAATTTGGGCCTGCACGACTTGCCGGAATTGCGAGGATCAATGTCCGGTGGGGAACGAGCACGTCGATAAAATTGTGGACCTGCGCCGTCATCTTGTCCTGATGCAGGGCAGCGTTCCTGCGGAAGGCCAACGGGCGATGCAGAACATCGAGCGGCAAGGCAATCCCTGGGGGATCAGCCGCAACGACCGCGCAGCCTGGACCGGCGAGCTGGAGGGTATTCCTGTGCCGACGGTGAAGGATAATCCGTCCTTTGAGTATTTGTATTTCGTTGGCTCGATGGGCTCTTATGATCTGCGCAGCCGCAAAGTCACGCGGGCGTTTGTCCGGCTGTTACACGAAGCGGGCGTTAACTTCGCGATCCTTGGCAACGAGGAGCGCAATTCCGGGGATACGCCGCGCCGGATGGGCAATGAGTTCTTGTTCCAACAGCTATGCCATGAAAACATTGCAACGTTCCAACGGTATGGGGTGCGCAAAATCGTTACCGCTTGCCCGCATACATTTAATACGTTGAAAAACGAATATCCCGAATTCGGTCTGGAGGGGGTGGAAGTACAGCACCATACACAGCTACTGGAGCAGCTGATCCGTGAGGGACGGTTGAAGCCGACCCACCAGGTCAACGAACGGGTTACCTATCACGATTCTTGTTATCTTGGGCGGTATAACGGTGTCTATGATGCGCCGCGCGAGGTCCTGCGGGCCGTGCCCGGCGTGGAGCTGGTTGAGATGGCCCGCTCCCGGGAGAACGGGATGTGCTGTGGCGCCGGCGGCGGGCTGATGTGGATGGAGGAAACCGCCGGCAAACGGATCAACTTGGCCCGCACCGAGCAAGCGTTGGAGGTACATCCAAGCATGATCAGCAGCGCCTGCCCGTATTGCCTGACGATGCTGGAAGACGGCAACAAGCTTAAGGAAGTGGAAGACCAGGTAAAGGCGCGGGACATTGCCGAAATTTTGGCGTTGTCCGTGTTCGGCGAGCAGGCGGCGGATCCGGTCCCCGCATTATCTCAATGA
- a CDS encoding 3-hydroxyacyl-CoA dehydrogenase/enoyl-CoA hydratase family protein, whose product MNKPIRKAAVIGSGIMGSGIAAQLANAGISCLLLDIVPQRLSDAEMAAGLTLDHPFVRNRLATSAIAGLSKTKPAPLYDNAFAERITPGNLEDHLHLIADVDWVIEVVVENLAIKQQLLAQVERHWKPGTIVSSNTSGISINAMAEGRSEEFGRHFLGTHFFNPPRYMKLLEIIPGQSTDPELVQGLSRFCEQKLGKTVVLAKDTPNFIANRIGTYGLLVTLREMAEKGYTVEEVDAVTGPAMGRPKSATFRTLDLVGLDTFLHVADNVYANVSDEAEKQVFAAPSSLKDMVSRGWLGEKSGQGFYRKIKGEKGSEILSLNLQTMEYAPQRKVTSASLEAAKLAKGAAAKTKALLGTQDRYSQLAWDVLKQVLIYSAAKLGEIADNIREIDEAMKWGFNWELGPFETWDAIGLVRTVEKMEAEGLTVPAWVKDWIAEGNTSFYKKDGGSLFQAAVGGYAPVALPPEQISLRDLKAQNRVVRSNSGASLIDLGDGVACLEFHSPNNAIGADILQMILQSMDEVRDNFEGLVIANQGRNFCVGANLMLLLMEAQDEEWDEIDDIIRLFQNTMYRLKRFEKPVIAAPHRMTLGGGVEACMPADQVIAAAETYYGLVEVGVGLIPAGGGCKELALRASQQAMLAEADLQPYINHYFQTVGTATVSSSGHDAKRLGLLKSTDRVVLNPDQLIYEAKQAVLKLAGSGYEPIPETKFRVVGSEGKAVLLLGALGMHEGGYISDHDLLIANKLAHVLAGGDVPAGTLVTEQYMLDLEREAFLSLCGEPKTQQRMQHMLSKGKPLRN is encoded by the coding sequence ATGAACAAACCGATCCGAAAAGCAGCCGTTATCGGCTCTGGTATCATGGGCTCCGGCATCGCTGCCCAACTGGCGAATGCGGGCATCTCCTGCCTGCTGCTCGACATCGTCCCGCAACGGTTAAGCGACGCGGAGATGGCCGCTGGGCTGACGCTCGACCATCCGTTCGTGCGCAATCGCTTAGCGACGTCGGCGATCGCCGGTCTGTCCAAGACGAAACCCGCGCCGTTATATGACAACGCTTTCGCGGAGCGAATCACACCCGGCAATCTGGAGGATCATTTGCACCTGATTGCTGACGTGGATTGGGTGATCGAGGTCGTCGTCGAAAACCTCGCCATCAAGCAGCAACTGCTCGCCCAGGTAGAGCGCCACTGGAAGCCGGGGACGATCGTCAGTTCCAATACGTCGGGGATCTCGATCAACGCGATGGCGGAAGGGCGGTCCGAGGAATTCGGGAGACATTTTCTCGGCACACATTTCTTTAATCCGCCGCGGTATATGAAGCTGCTGGAGATCATCCCGGGGCAATCGACCGATCCGGAGCTGGTTCAAGGCTTAAGCCGCTTCTGCGAGCAAAAGCTGGGCAAAACGGTCGTTCTGGCCAAGGATACGCCAAATTTCATCGCCAACCGAATCGGCACCTATGGCCTGCTCGTGACGCTACGCGAGATGGCGGAGAAGGGGTACACCGTCGAAGAGGTGGATGCGGTGACCGGCCCGGCGATGGGCCGACCGAAAAGCGCCACCTTCCGCACCTTGGATCTGGTCGGCCTGGACACGTTCCTGCATGTGGCCGACAACGTATATGCGAACGTATCGGATGAAGCGGAGAAGCAGGTGTTTGCCGCTCCGTCATCGCTGAAGGACATGGTATCGCGAGGCTGGCTCGGCGAGAAAAGCGGGCAGGGCTTTTACCGCAAAATCAAAGGGGAGAAGGGCAGCGAAATTCTGTCCTTAAACCTGCAGACAATGGAGTACGCACCGCAGCGCAAAGTGACGTCCGCTTCCTTGGAAGCCGCCAAGCTGGCGAAAGGGGCGGCCGCCAAAACGAAGGCGCTGCTTGGCACGCAAGACCGCTACTCCCAGCTGGCATGGGATGTACTGAAGCAGGTGCTGATTTATTCCGCCGCCAAGCTGGGTGAAATTGCGGATAACATCCGCGAAATCGACGAAGCGATGAAATGGGGCTTTAACTGGGAACTGGGGCCGTTTGAAACGTGGGATGCCATCGGCCTGGTGCGTACCGTTGAGAAGATGGAGGCGGAAGGGCTGACGGTACCGGCCTGGGTCAAGGACTGGATTGCTGAGGGAAATACCTCGTTCTACAAAAAAGACGGCGGCTCTCTATTCCAAGCCGCAGTTGGAGGATACGCGCCAGTAGCGCTGCCGCCGGAACAGATCTCGCTTCGCGACTTGAAGGCGCAGAATCGAGTGGTGCGCAGCAACAGCGGCGCCAGCCTGATCGACCTTGGCGACGGCGTAGCTTGCTTGGAGTTCCATTCACCGAACAATGCGATCGGCGCGGATATTTTGCAGATGATCTTGCAGAGCATGGATGAGGTGCGGGACAACTTCGAAGGGCTGGTCATTGCCAACCAGGGCCGCAATTTTTGCGTTGGCGCCAACCTGATGTTGCTGCTCATGGAGGCACAGGACGAGGAATGGGATGAAATCGACGACATTATTCGTCTGTTCCAGAACACGATGTACCGGCTGAAACGGTTTGAAAAGCCGGTCATTGCGGCGCCGCACCGCATGACGCTGGGCGGCGGTGTGGAGGCGTGCATGCCGGCAGATCAGGTCATCGCCGCCGCTGAAACGTATTACGGACTCGTCGAGGTGGGCGTTGGCCTGATCCCGGCGGGCGGTGGCTGCAAGGAATTGGCATTGCGAGCCAGCCAGCAGGCAATGTTGGCTGAGGCTGATTTGCAGCCATACATCAACCACTACTTCCAAACGGTTGGGACGGCTACCGTATCCAGCAGCGGTCATGACGCCAAACGGCTGGGGCTGTTGAAGTCCACCGATCGGGTGGTGTTAAATCCCGATCAGTTGATTTACGAAGCGAAGCAGGCCGTCTTGAAGCTGGCGGGAAGCGGATATGAGCCGATTCCCGAGACGAAATTCCGCGTCGTTGGCTCCGAAGGCAAAGCGGTTCTGCTGCTTGGCGCACTCGGCATGCACGAAGGCGGTTATATCAGCGATCACGATCTGCTGATCGCCAACAAGCTCGCCCATGTGCTCGCTGGAGGCGACGTGCCCGCCGGGACGCTGGTGACCGAGCAATATATGCTCGACCTGGAGCGCGAGGCATTCCTGAGCTTATGCGGCGAACCCAAGACGCAGCAACGCATGCAGCACATGCTGAGCAAAGGCAAACCGCTACGGAACTAA
- a CDS encoding acetyl-CoA C-acyltransferase: MKEAVIVSAARTAVGRAKKGSLVQTRADDLGKIVLEAAIERAPGLSKGDVEDIIIGCAMPEGEQGLNFARIMALYAGFPVTVPAITINRFCSSGLQAIAFAAERIMLGQADVLIAGGVESMSHVPMTGFKVSPNPRIVAEMPEVYIAMGHTAERVAERFGISREDQDRFALASHQKAAQAIAEGKFKEEIVPFEAELRSLDERGKVKVKRFVFDTDESVRSDTTLEALAKLKPSFKQGGTVTAGNSSPMNDGAAAVVVMSREKADALGLQPLATFRAFAVAGVEPELMGVGPVKAIPKALAAAGITLDDVDLFEINEAFASQCIHVIRELGLDENKVNVNGGAIALGHPLGCTGTKLSISLIHELHRRGGRYGVVSMCIGGGMGAAGVFEVHP; this comes from the coding sequence ATGAAGGAAGCTGTGATTGTATCCGCGGCCCGAACCGCAGTGGGCAGAGCCAAGAAAGGCAGTCTGGTCCAAACCCGCGCCGATGATTTAGGCAAAATCGTGCTGGAAGCCGCGATTGAGCGTGCACCCGGTCTGAGCAAAGGGGATGTTGAGGACATCATCATTGGCTGCGCCATGCCGGAGGGGGAGCAGGGGCTTAACTTTGCACGCATCATGGCGCTCTACGCCGGGTTTCCGGTGACGGTGCCTGCCATTACCATCAATCGCTTCTGTTCTTCGGGTTTGCAGGCGATTGCCTTTGCGGCGGAGCGGATCATGCTGGGTCAGGCCGATGTGTTGATCGCCGGCGGCGTGGAAAGCATGAGCCATGTGCCAATGACCGGGTTCAAGGTGTCGCCGAACCCGCGGATCGTCGCTGAAATGCCGGAGGTCTACATCGCGATGGGCCATACGGCGGAACGCGTTGCCGAACGTTTTGGCATCTCCCGGGAAGATCAGGACCGGTTCGCTTTGGCATCGCATCAGAAAGCCGCTCAAGCCATCGCCGAAGGCAAGTTCAAGGAGGAGATCGTCCCGTTTGAGGCGGAGCTGCGCAGCTTGGATGAGCGCGGGAAGGTCAAAGTGAAGCGCTTTGTGTTTGACACTGACGAAAGTGTCCGCAGCGATACGACCCTTGAAGCTTTAGCGAAGCTGAAACCCAGCTTTAAGCAAGGGGGAACCGTGACGGCAGGGAACTCCTCGCCGATGAACGATGGGGCGGCAGCGGTCGTCGTCATGAGCCGGGAGAAGGCCGATGCGTTAGGGCTTCAACCGCTGGCAACGTTCCGCGCGTTTGCGGTGGCCGGCGTGGAGCCGGAGTTGATGGGCGTAGGTCCGGTCAAGGCGATTCCGAAGGCGCTGGCGGCTGCAGGGATCACGCTGGACGATGTGGATCTGTTTGAGATCAACGAAGCATTCGCCTCTCAATGCATACACGTGATTCGCGAGTTGGGTCTGGATGAGAACAAAGTGAACGTCAATGGCGGCGCGATTGCCCTCGGACATCCGCTGGGCTGCACCGGGACGAAGCTGTCGATCTCCCTGATTCACGAACTGCACCGACGGGGCGGCAGGTACGGTGTCGTGTCGATGTGTATTGGCGGCGGTATGGGCGCGGCCGGCGTTTTTGAAGTTCACCCTTGA
- a CDS encoding acyl-CoA dehydrogenase family protein: MSNETKEKIVGGSFVITDVDYRQVVTPEDFSEEHRMIGETTEEFVRSEILPRDEEIEHLNYELTADLLRKAGEVGLLGADVPEAYGGMGLDKVSTTLISEKLTKASSFALSAGAHVGIGTLPIVFFGTDAQKRKYLPKLATGELLAAYCLTEPSSGSDALGAKTTAVLSEDGTHYVLNGTKQFITNAGFADIFIVYAKVNGTDFSTFIVERSMEGVSIGPEEKKMGIKGSSTCPLILEDVKVPVENLLWEVGKGHLIAFNILNIGRFKLAAGCLGSSKDAIEYAAKYANERTQFGQKISSFPLIGKKLAEMNTRTFVLESMVYRTAGLFDVGLADVDYSSADVGYQSAKQIAEYQLECSINKVFGSEVLDFVADEGVQIHGGYGFTQEYRIERIYRDSRINRIFEGTNEINRLLIPGALVKRAMKGELPLLQAAQKLQAELMEPIPSRTFEGTLEEEAYLLSMAKKIFLMVGAQAVQKYQLKLEREQEVLSHLADMMIAIYAMESALLRTKKRIAQAGEDKAALYIAMTKVFIQEEFGKIEALAKETLSYMETGDMLRTQLSILKKLTKRSALNTLSLKRQIAAEVIRAEKYVL, encoded by the coding sequence ATGAGCAACGAAACGAAGGAAAAAATCGTAGGCGGAAGCTTTGTCATTACCGATGTAGATTACCGTCAGGTTGTGACCCCGGAGGATTTCAGCGAGGAGCATCGCATGATCGGCGAGACGACGGAGGAATTCGTCCGATCGGAAATCCTACCGCGGGACGAAGAGATCGAGCATTTGAACTATGAGCTGACCGCCGATTTGCTGCGCAAAGCGGGCGAAGTAGGGCTGCTCGGCGCTGACGTGCCGGAGGCTTACGGCGGCATGGGGCTAGACAAAGTCAGCACAACGTTAATCAGCGAAAAGCTGACGAAAGCTTCCTCATTTGCCCTCTCAGCCGGAGCTCATGTCGGAATCGGGACGCTGCCCATCGTGTTTTTCGGAACCGATGCCCAGAAACGCAAATACTTGCCGAAGCTGGCGACAGGGGAACTACTCGCGGCGTATTGCTTGACCGAACCTTCCTCGGGCTCCGATGCGCTGGGGGCCAAGACGACCGCGGTGTTGTCGGAGGATGGGACGCATTATGTGTTAAACGGGACGAAACAATTTATTACGAACGCCGGCTTTGCGGATATTTTCATTGTGTACGCCAAGGTGAACGGCACCGATTTCAGCACGTTTATCGTTGAACGGAGCATGGAAGGGGTGAGCATCGGACCGGAGGAGAAGAAGATGGGCATCAAAGGCTCCTCCACCTGCCCTCTGATCCTTGAAGACGTGAAAGTGCCGGTCGAAAATCTGCTGTGGGAAGTGGGCAAAGGCCACTTGATCGCCTTCAACATCCTGAATATCGGACGCTTCAAATTGGCGGCAGGATGTCTTGGTTCCTCCAAGGATGCAATCGAATATGCGGCAAAATACGCCAATGAACGTACCCAATTCGGGCAAAAGATCTCGTCCTTCCCGCTCATCGGCAAAAAGCTGGCGGAGATGAATACGCGTACGTTCGTGCTGGAAAGTATGGTCTATCGTACAGCCGGCCTGTTTGACGTCGGATTAGCCGATGTCGATTACAGCAGCGCGGATGTGGGCTACCAATCGGCGAAGCAAATCGCCGAATACCAACTGGAATGCTCCATCAACAAAGTGTTTGGCTCGGAGGTGCTGGATTTCGTTGCGGACGAAGGCGTGCAAATCCATGGCGGCTACGGGTTTACACAGGAATATCGAATTGAGCGGATTTATCGCGACTCGCGGATCAACCGGATTTTTGAAGGCACCAATGAAATTAATCGTCTCCTGATTCCCGGCGCGCTGGTTAAACGGGCGATGAAGGGCGAGCTCCCCCTGCTGCAGGCGGCGCAAAAGCTGCAAGCGGAGCTGATGGAGCCGATCCCAAGCCGCACTTTCGAAGGCACGTTGGAGGAGGAGGCCTACCTGCTGTCCATGGCCAAGAAGATTTTCCTGATGGTGGGTGCCCAAGCGGTGCAAAAATATCAGCTCAAGCTGGAGCGGGAGCAGGAAGTGCTCAGTCATTTGGCGGATATGATGATCGCCATCTATGCCATGGAAAGCGCGTTGCTCCGCACGAAGAAGCGCATTGCGCAAGCTGGTGAAGACAAGGCAGCACTCTATATCGCTATGACGAAGGTGTTCATTCAAGAGGAATTTGGCAAGATCGAAGCTTTGGCGAAGGAAACGCTAAGTTATATGGAGACAGGGGATATGCTGCGCACGCAACTCTCCATCCTGAAAAAATTGACAAAGCGGTCAGCCCTGAATACGCTGTCATTAAAACGGCAAATTGCCGCCGAGGTGATCCGGGCGGAGAAATACGTTTTGTAA
- a CDS encoding long-chain-fatty-acid--CoA ligase — protein MSSKPWLKFYPAEVPPTYDYPKQNLAHFLEVSAARFPEVTALEFMGKKINYRTLLKQSYQFANALRKLGIRKGDRVAIMLPNCPQAVIAYYGTLLMGGIAVMTNPLYMPRELEHQLTDAGARVMVTLDPLVERVRTATKLHPMEYIIATSIKDYLPFPKNMLYPIKAKKDGMLAHLNYNDRLIAFPAFLASGSSEPCHVEVDSEQDLALLQYTGGTTGFAKGVMLTHMNLVANTIQNQLWFYRARPAKEKYLAALPFFHVFGMTVLLNQSVSLGGTLLLMPRFEINQVLQTIHLKKPTVFPGAPTMYVAIINHKDVAGYDLSSINVCVSGAASLPLEVQTRFEELTGGKLIEGYGLTEASPVTHANNIWGMRKTGSIGIPFPDTDAMIVQPDTLEEVPVGEIGELAVRGPQVMRGYWNRPEETYKTLRDGWLLTGDLGRMDEDGFFYILDRRKDLIIAGGYNIYPREVEEVLFEHPDVEEAIVAGIFDRYRGETVKAYIVLKEGATPDEEGIKRWCKEKLAAYKVPKVYEFRDSLPKTLAGKVLRRRLVEEEAERQNPPQAKEK, from the coding sequence ATGTCGAGTAAACCTTGGCTGAAGTTCTACCCTGCTGAAGTACCACCGACCTATGATTATCCGAAGCAAAATCTCGCCCACTTTTTAGAAGTTTCCGCTGCTCGTTTCCCCGAAGTGACAGCTCTGGAGTTCATGGGAAAAAAGATCAATTACCGTACTCTGCTGAAACAGTCGTACCAATTTGCGAATGCCCTGCGAAAGCTGGGCATTCGCAAGGGGGACCGGGTGGCTATTATGCTGCCGAATTGCCCGCAGGCGGTGATCGCCTATTACGGGACACTGCTCATGGGCGGAATCGCCGTCATGACGAATCCGCTTTATATGCCCAGGGAGCTGGAGCATCAGCTCACCGATGCGGGCGCACGCGTGATGGTGACGTTAGACCCGCTCGTGGAGCGGGTAAGGACAGCGACAAAGCTGCATCCGATGGAATATATCATCGCAACATCGATTAAGGACTATTTGCCTTTCCCCAAAAACATGCTGTATCCGATCAAAGCCAAAAAAGACGGCATGCTGGCTCATTTAAACTATAATGATCGCTTAATCGCCTTTCCGGCCTTTCTTGCCAGCGGCAGCTCTGAGCCCTGCCATGTGGAAGTGGATTCTGAACAGGATTTAGCGTTATTGCAATACACCGGCGGGACCACGGGCTTTGCCAAAGGGGTCATGCTGACGCACATGAATCTGGTGGCCAATACGATTCAAAACCAGCTCTGGTTTTACCGTGCTAGGCCGGCGAAGGAGAAGTATTTGGCGGCGCTCCCTTTTTTCCATGTGTTTGGCATGACGGTGCTGTTAAATCAATCGGTTTCTTTAGGTGGGACTCTGCTGCTCATGCCTCGTTTTGAAATTAATCAGGTGCTGCAGACGATCCATCTCAAGAAACCGACCGTATTTCCCGGCGCGCCAACGATGTACGTTGCGATTATTAATCACAAGGACGTAGCGGGGTACGATTTATCCTCGATTAATGTATGCGTCAGCGGTGCGGCTTCGTTGCCGCTTGAGGTCCAAACCCGGTTTGAGGAATTAACCGGCGGCAAGCTGATCGAGGGCTACGGATTGACCGAAGCGTCACCGGTCACGCATGCCAACAACATCTGGGGGATGCGGAAAACCGGATCGATCGGCATTCCGTTTCCCGATACCGATGCGATGATCGTGCAGCCGGATACGCTGGAGGAGGTACCAGTTGGTGAAATCGGCGAGCTTGCCGTGCGGGGGCCCCAGGTGATGCGGGGGTACTGGAACCGTCCGGAGGAAACGTACAAGACGCTGCGCGACGGCTGGCTGCTCACCGGTGATTTGGGGCGGATGGATGAAGACGGGTTCTTCTACATTTTGGATCGGCGCAAAGATTTGATCATTGCCGGAGGATATAACATTTATCCTCGGGAGGTCGAGGAGGTGTTGTTTGAGCATCCGGACGTGGAGGAGGCGATCGTGGCTGGTATCTTCGATCGATATCGCGGCGAGACGGTCAAAGCGTATATCGTCCTGAAAGAAGGTGCAACACCGGACGAGGAAGGCATCAAACGCTGGTGCAAGGAGAAGCTCGCTGCCTATAAAGTGCCGAAAGTTTACGAATTTCGGGATAGTCTTCCGAAAACGTTGGCCGGCAAAGTGCTGCGCCGTAGGCTCGTGGAGGAGGAAGCGGAGCGTCAGAATCCGCCTCAAGCGAAAGAGAAGTAA
- a CDS encoding PaaI family thioesterase, which yields MKADSEELQQRLALWNQAAIGSFVDYLGCQVVEANEQRVVIRLQIQPHHLNLIGIVHGGVHATMIDSAMGLLAMIAKPEASVVTTNLNLNYVTKAVKGSITVTAELVHVSHKSVTTMAYARLDQGEICAFGTGTFRVT from the coding sequence ATGAAAGCGGATTCAGAAGAGCTGCAGCAACGTTTGGCGTTGTGGAATCAGGCGGCGATTGGCTCATTTGTAGATTATCTCGGCTGCCAAGTGGTCGAAGCGAATGAGCAGCGGGTCGTGATACGCCTTCAGATTCAGCCGCATCATTTGAACTTGATCGGCATCGTCCATGGCGGTGTCCACGCGACGATGATCGATTCGGCGATGGGACTGCTGGCGATGATCGCCAAACCGGAAGCCAGTGTGGTGACAACCAATTTGAACCTGAATTACGTCACCAAAGCCGTAAAGGGGTCGATCACCGTGACCGCCGAACTGGTTCACGTATCGCACAAATCGGTCACCACGATGGCCTATGCCCGTCTGGATCAAGGCGAAATCTGTGCATTTGGAACAGGAACGTTCCGCGTGACCTGA